The region GAGCAGATGTGTTCATGGTACTTAAAGAGCTTAAACAATGACACAAGGTCAAAGTTGAGCAAACACAAACAAGCAGTAGAGTTTTGCAATTACAAATGCACTACTTTGCAATTACAGTATAGACAAGTCACTTATAAGCTTAATCTACCTCCTAATTCTAAGCTGTATCCAGTGTTTCACATTTGACATACATAAAAACACAACTTATAAGCATGGGAAACAAGAGCCTAAACTTTTTCAATCGAAGTCCAAAGACATGAAAAATACTTGCACAAAGAAAGGTAAAAGATTTTTCAAAGGATTTGAAATACTAAGAAATTGAATTGATTCatttaaattactataatttgTAAAATATCTCGTTTCGCTTTCCAAAAAGTGGTGAATTAAGCACagcaattttaattttctactGTTCTGCATTTCATGCCCTTCACTGATATTAAAACTTCTGCTCACAGTTATTCACAGAACCAAGTCCACCATTGAATTTGCAGTAATACAAAAGACAACAATTTCGGTCAAAAATTCATTGCAATTGTAAAACATATTACTCTCTGGCACAAGGATTATAACAATTGCAGGGGGGGAAGAGGAAATTAATCTGATCCCCAAAGAAATGTCAACCACACTCACTTCAGTTCTTCACGAGAAGGGAAATGAAAGTATGAAAGTTGATGGTAGAAGATTAGAAGGTTTGCGAGCTGAGGAAGGAAACATATAGAAGAAGgataagaatcagagtgagaaCAATAGAATCAAAAGAATTGTTAACAAGTAAAGCGAAGAAACAGAATCAAAACTAACAATAAACTAATTGTGACTGCTAAGATGTATAAGTTTTCACCTGAACAGATCAGATATGGTCATTGTCACATTGCAGGGTGGTTGGCAGTCACCTTTGACAACTTTAGATTGGACGAGGATGAGCGCAAAAACAGCAGTCAAACGAAGAACAGATGAGAGTCTGCTTGTCGTGCAAGAGGATGCTTGTCGTGCGTGGTAGAGAAGGAGAAACAGAGCAACACTGCCTTGAAATCATGCCGGTGCACAGGAGAGGGTTACTGGAAGAAGAACGACTAGTACTCCAGGAGTGAAATCCCAAATTCTCAGTTATTTGAGTGTTTAAAATTGAAACTAAATCTGAACAATCTATGTAGATCCAACAATTATAATGTaatgctctcatctctcactATAAGCCACTCACTCCTCTCACTTGATATGCCCCCTTTACATACATacacacatacatatatatgtatgtgtTTTGCTGTAGGAAGTATCTACATTTCCACATTCAGTTCATAACTTTTATATTAATAAGATTACATAAGTTCAAcaaatgatataaataaaaacaataaaattcTCAGCACAAGTAAGTAAATTTCCAAATAACATTCAGGGGACGTTACATATAGTCTCAAAGTACTGATGAAATGATTTTCTTATTACATGATATTCTGTAATAAAATCCACTTCATGGACTATCCTTGAAGCATGATCCTTTAGATTATAGGACACCATTTTGGAGTCCACTAGGAATACAATCATCCAATCCTCTTCATTCCCTTCAAGAACGACACATACCACATGAAATGATGGAATGTTGGTAAAAAATGCATCCCTTGCAAGATTCAGATCCACATGGTATATCCGAACCCAACTGCAATAATCTTCCTTCAGCTTGAAAACATCAAAATCTAACTTGCTATCACCCTCAGTCAACACCAAATGCAAATTCCCTTTGAACTCCCCAAAATACTTAACAACAATGCAGGCATCACTACGAGTCTTTTTAAATGAGGGTTCAGGTAATGGCTTAAAACATTGTTCATGCACATCAAAGTACATTGAAACCTCACCAGGAGTGCACCAATGAATAGCACCGTTGCAGTAAACCCCAGAATCAATCTTCATATCGGGTGAAGCAGTGAAGAAAACCTCACCCTTGTCCCACGAATGTGTCTCGGACGAATACACATAGATCCTAAACTTCCCACTATCAGCACCACCAGTTGGGAGCTTAACAATTGAAATAACTTTGAAGTAAAAGGACCTTAAAGGATCAAAATCCAAATACACTGCAGCTATTTTTTCGAAATCATCATGTCCAACCTGATAATAATAGCTTTTGATTttgggaggggaggggaggatgAGAAGTTTCTCTGTGACAGGGTTTTTGACTAGGTAACGACATGTTGCACAGCCAACACGGCCATCGAAAAGTAAGGATTTACATAGAAGAAGACCATTACATGATTGCATAATTTCAATGAAAGGACCCTCATCTGACCATTTGACAATTTCATCGACATCAAAAGGTAGGTATGTTCTTACCTGAGATTGGTGGGTCAATGAGACTATACGGCTGTTACGGACCCAAAGGGAAGACGGAGAAGATGTGTGAGTGTGGGAGTGACAGAACCAAGGGTTGGATATCAGAGACAGCCACTGTTTTGAGACGCACTTGGATCGGGTTACGTCTTTCGCCGGCAATCGAAGAAGAATGTTCGTCACAAGATCAGTGTTTTTTATGACCTTGTCGCATGAACTCGTCGCCATCATGAAACAGCGTTCAAAACAAACTCACGGTGGTCGGAGAGTGTTTTTGTAGAATGGGGATAGATAACAATGACGGTTGTTGTCTAATTCTAGGGTTTCGATCGATAGTGTGGGCCATCTTTTACACAACCCAATTTATTCTATAcgctattttttttattaaatgctACCATACCTCAATTGTATCATACCATAGTGATGTGGACCAGTAAGAAACATTTGACTGGAATCTTTGacttttgttttatttcttttttaaacatctcaaaaaacataaaagaaaagatATTCGAAAAATAAAATTGTGAGGTTGGGTTAAGTTAAACTAGTGTGGTTAACATTAATGAGCATTTTCAAAATTAACATTaatgagaagagagaaaaatagaGATTGTTCAAGTTTCCAGATTCTGAAGAGGGAAATAGAGAGGCATTGTTGAAAGGAGAGTTCACTGATTTAGGGTTTTTCATATTCACCAACGGCGGACGGCGGGGTTGTCGACTAGGCAGTTCTTCATCGTCGGCGGCGGTGATTTGGTTCGTTGAGGGTGGCGTCTTCATCGTCAACGTGGTAAGTCCCtctattttttcccttttctgAGAATTTTGTTTCCATCTTCTTGCATCTGGTACTTCCCTCTGTTTTGTCGTTGTCTGTTTCAGTTTATGGGATTTTTGTTTCCATCTTCTTGCTTCTGGTATTTGGTTTGGGTTTAGGTCGCCGATTTTGCATTTTCTCACTTCAGGTTTTCTGGTATTTGGTTCGTTGATTTGACTGATTATCCTACTTCgggatttagggtttttgaTTCTTGTCGGATTTTATTTTCAAACGAAGGAATTCTGTTTATAGGGTTTTTTGATTTTGGTCGAAATTTATTATCCATTTTCATACTTTGGGTTGAAGGGGTTTTGTTTCTAGTCGGATTTATAATTGAGTTTTGCTCAATCTTATAGGTAATGGAAAGTTTAAGGGAGGAAGAAGACAAGATCCATTTTGCTAATGTGTTGGTTTTGTTTCTGGAAAGTTTTGCTGATCTGTTACATTATTCGTTTGATCTATATTGATTTTTCTCAGGTACAATTGAACTTACTTAACTCTTAACTTGGATGTAAATGTAACAGGATTTGAGTGATCATCATGCTGGTTAAGATGATATATTGACATAGTTAGAAAGGCACTTGTTGTGTGTGTCTAACTCCAAGGTATGTGTATGCCAAATTTTGATGCTTCAAACATGGTTAAATTCCCTTTGGTTGGCCTTTTtgagttatctaattttatatgGTACCCCTTTAAAAGATTTCAAATACTCCTTTCAGGACTGGTTCAGGGAACCACAGGCATGTATGTCCAATATAGTGTAAGAAAATTGTGGGGAAGGGAATTTCTACTGAGCAATATATATGGAAGCATGAAATTGGTGAGGATATTGGCATAACTCTGGTCTGCTGTCAAAAGGAATGATGAAGGGCTCTATATTGGTTGCTGCACATTGTAATTTTGTGAGAAGAGAGCTCATGTTTGATTTGTCATAGCCATTATTAAGTGCTAAATTATATAGGGAAGTATCATCTGTGAAGGCCATCTTTTACACAACCCAATTTATTCTATACGCTATTTTTtttagggttaaaaactataaccgtccctgaactttgagagagatttgaaaaccgtccctcgccggaaaattatctgaaaaccatcctcagacttttaaaaacaaattggacCCGTCCCTCCGGCCACCATAGCTCCGGTGGTCGGAGAGTGTTTTTGTAGAATGGGGATAACAATGGCGGTTGTTGTCTAATTCTAGGGTTTCGATCGATAGTGTGGGCCATCTTTTACACAACCCAATTTATTCTATacgttatttttttatttattaaattacaCAATTTCTACAGATTCTATACTAGTAAGATGTAAGAAGAGCAAAACTAAAGCATGGTTCTTTCTAATGTTTattacgaaaaaaaaatatgaataatgtgaaaaaaagaattatttaccaaaaaagggttaaaaaaatcttatttaCCAAACTGGTGTGTTTTTGGAGAAAAAGCCACGGACATAGAGCCCCAGCAACGAACCGTGGCCCAAAGTCGGGAAACGCCACGGTTTTCCAAACTGTGGCTTAAACTACGGTTTTAGCCACGGTTTTGGAAGCGTAGCCTATACCTTCTTCACATTCAATAAAATTCACTTTCTCCAAAAAATTTGCATTTTCACTTAgaagaaataaatttttatatgtttttataatttcatattagtgtattatttttatttatgttctttatagatatttattttaaagaataaaaataaatatgggctttttatttatttaaatgtttaaaatataataaactcatgaaatttaaatatgggctctttatttaaatatattaaagtCATATGAAATATTACAAAGATATAACAATTCATTTCTCATAAGTGGAAATAACTTATACGAATTTTTTGGAGAAGGTGTGATTATGA is a window of Lotus japonicus ecotype B-129 chromosome 5, LjGifu_v1.2 DNA encoding:
- the LOC130720302 gene encoding F-box protein At5g07610-like, whose translation is MMATSSCDKVIKNTDLVTNILLRLPAKDVTRSKCVSKQWLSLISNPWFCHSHTHTSSPSSLWVRNSRIVSLTHQSQVRTYLPFDVDEIVKWSDEGPFIEIMQSCNGLLLCKSLLFDGRVGCATCRYLVKNPVTEKLLILPSPPKIKSYYYQVGHDDFEKIAAVYLDFDPLRSFYFKVISIVKLPTGGADSGKFRIYVYSSETHSWDKGEVFFTASPDMKIDSGVYCNGAIHWCTPGEVSMYFDVHEQCFKPLPEPSFKKTRSDACIVVKYFGEFKGNLHLVLTEGDSKLDFDVFKLKEDYCSWVRIYHVDLNLARDAFFTNIPSFHVVCVVLEGNEEDWMIVFLVDSKMVSYNLKDHASRIVHEVDFITEYHVIRKSFHQYFETICNVP